Proteins encoded by one window of Kribbella flavida DSM 17836:
- a CDS encoding TetR/AcrR family transcriptional regulator — MTTSSRRGRPRSFDRQAALEQALLTFWERGYDSTSVADLTAALGIGAPSLYAAFGDKRTLFDEAVTAYQAKYGEFMKRALDEEPTARAAIARILREAAVAYTEPGHPRGCLIISAAQNTIPASEDVHERLRAIRAGNIDALQERIQADVDAGILPGTTVARAVAVFVGATIQGMSQQARDGATPAELEAVAELALTAWPT; from the coding sequence ATGACCACCAGCAGCCGGCGGGGACGTCCCCGATCGTTCGATCGCCAGGCGGCGCTGGAGCAGGCGCTGCTGACGTTCTGGGAGCGGGGCTACGACTCGACGTCGGTCGCCGACCTCACCGCCGCACTCGGCATCGGCGCGCCGAGCCTGTACGCCGCGTTCGGCGACAAGCGCACGCTGTTCGACGAGGCGGTGACGGCGTACCAGGCGAAGTACGGCGAGTTCATGAAGCGAGCACTCGACGAGGAACCGACGGCCCGGGCGGCGATCGCGCGGATCCTGCGGGAGGCGGCGGTCGCCTACACCGAGCCCGGCCATCCGCGCGGCTGCCTGATCATCAGCGCGGCACAGAACACGATCCCGGCGTCCGAGGACGTGCACGAGCGGCTGCGGGCGATCCGGGCCGGCAACATCGACGCGCTGCAGGAGCGGATCCAGGCGGACGTCGACGCCGGAATCCTGCCGGGCACCACCGTCGCGCGGGCGGTGGCGGTTTTCGTCGGAGCAACGATCCAGGGCATGTCCCAGCAGGCCCGCGACGGCGCCACCCCGGCCGAGCTGGAAGCTGTCGCCGAACTCGCCCTCACCGCCTGGCCGACCTGA
- a CDS encoding SGNH/GDSL hydrolase family protein, protein MSKARAAKRLAQAAAFGGGGLGLIGATLYGVLTAEARYAKRVIGPMKAHPAKGDGLYGRYPGHPITLAMIGDSSAAGYGTSSPDETPGVLLACGLAELAKRPVRLVDVSRVGAKSTDLARQIDTALLSGPHVAAILIGANDVKDQMPPSVSVRLLDAAVRRLRAANCEVVVGTCPDLGLVRPIMPPLRQVARSWSQRLAAAQTIAVVEAGGRSVSMGSLLSEVFRTDPRMFGPDRFHPSVTGYAAAAAALLPSVAAAMGVGPESFVHPEPFRGEAVLPIAEAAVQAAKTAGTEVAAAEVAGHERGPRGRWAQLRHRRRHPKPDVERVDEGAVAEATATVGAAGSGSGRPLAETPS, encoded by the coding sequence ATGAGCAAAGCCCGGGCCGCCAAGCGACTGGCCCAGGCCGCAGCCTTCGGCGGTGGGGGACTCGGACTGATCGGCGCCACGCTGTACGGCGTACTGACCGCGGAGGCGCGGTACGCCAAGCGCGTGATCGGTCCGATGAAGGCTCACCCGGCCAAGGGCGACGGCCTGTACGGCCGGTATCCAGGTCACCCGATCACGCTGGCGATGATCGGTGACTCCAGCGCGGCCGGATACGGCACCTCCTCGCCCGACGAGACGCCCGGCGTGCTGCTGGCCTGTGGTCTCGCCGAGCTGGCGAAGCGGCCGGTCCGGCTGGTCGACGTGTCGCGGGTGGGCGCGAAGTCCACCGACCTCGCCCGCCAGATCGACACCGCGCTGCTGTCCGGGCCGCACGTCGCCGCGATCCTGATCGGCGCCAACGACGTGAAGGACCAGATGCCGCCGTCGGTGTCGGTCCGGCTGCTCGACGCCGCGGTCCGGCGGTTGCGCGCGGCCAACTGCGAGGTCGTCGTCGGCACCTGCCCGGACCTCGGCCTGGTCCGGCCGATCATGCCGCCGCTGCGGCAGGTCGCCCGGTCCTGGAGCCAGCGGCTCGCCGCCGCGCAGACGATCGCCGTCGTCGAGGCCGGCGGCCGGTCGGTGTCGATGGGCTCGCTGCTCAGCGAGGTCTTCCGGACCGACCCGCGGATGTTCGGCCCCGACCGCTTCCACCCCTCCGTCACCGGGTACGCCGCGGCCGCCGCCGCGCTGCTGCCCTCGGTGGCCGCGGCGATGGGCGTCGGGCCGGAGTCGTTCGTGCACCCCGAGCCGTTCCGCGGCGAGGCCGTGCTGCCGATCGCCGAGGCCGCCGTGCAGGCGGCGAAAACGGCCGGCACCGAGGTCGCCGCGGCCGAGGTCGCCGGGCACGAGCGCGGACCCCGTGGCCGCTGGGCGCAGCTGCGGCACCGTCGCCGGCACCCCAAGCCCGACGTCGAGCGGGTCGACGAGGGCGCCGTCGCAGAGGCCACCGCCACCGTCGGGGCCGCCGGTTCCGGGTCCGGCCGGCCGCTGGCGGAGACGCCGTCCTGA
- a CDS encoding cystathionine beta-synthase: MRYANSLLDLVGNTPLVRLTKTTDGAKPLVLAKVEYFNPGGSVKDRIAVRMVEAAEASGELKPGGTIVEPTSGNTGVGLAMVAQQKGYKCVFVCPDKVSEDKRNVLKAYGAEVVVCPTAVAPEHPDSYYNVSDRLVQEIEGAWKPNQYANVNNPISHYESTGPEIWQQTEGRITHFVTGVGTGGTISGTGKYLKEVSGGKVQIIGADPEGSVYSGGTGRPYLVEGVGEDFWPETYDKTIADRIIEVSDADSFATTRRLAREEAMLVGGSAGMAAAAAIRLAHELDDPDAVIVVLLPDGGRGYLTKVFNDDWLAQYGFLGHARQGTTLGEVLAGKEGSMPPLVHTHPHETIAEAIEILREYGVSQMPVVRAEPPVMAAEVAGAVSAKTLMDALYTGKARLADMVELHMDEALPSLGAGEEVAKAVALLEDRDALMVLDDGKPVGVLTRQDLLAHLTV, encoded by the coding sequence GTGCGCTACGCGAACTCACTCCTGGACCTGGTCGGCAACACCCCGCTGGTACGCCTGACGAAGACGACAGACGGCGCCAAGCCGCTCGTGCTCGCCAAGGTCGAGTACTTCAACCCCGGTGGCTCGGTGAAGGACCGGATCGCGGTCCGGATGGTCGAGGCCGCCGAGGCCTCCGGCGAGCTCAAGCCGGGCGGCACGATCGTCGAGCCGACCTCGGGCAACACCGGTGTCGGGCTGGCGATGGTGGCCCAGCAGAAGGGTTACAAGTGCGTCTTCGTCTGCCCGGACAAGGTCAGCGAGGACAAGCGCAACGTGCTCAAGGCGTACGGCGCCGAGGTGGTCGTCTGCCCGACCGCGGTCGCCCCGGAGCACCCGGACTCGTACTACAACGTGTCCGACCGGCTGGTGCAGGAGATCGAGGGCGCCTGGAAGCCGAACCAGTACGCCAACGTGAACAACCCGATCTCGCACTACGAGTCGACCGGCCCGGAGATCTGGCAGCAGACCGAGGGGCGGATCACCCACTTCGTCACCGGCGTCGGCACCGGCGGCACGATCAGCGGCACCGGCAAGTACCTCAAGGAGGTCTCCGGCGGCAAGGTCCAGATCATCGGCGCCGACCCGGAGGGTTCGGTGTACTCCGGCGGCACCGGCCGGCCGTACCTGGTCGAGGGTGTCGGCGAGGACTTCTGGCCGGAGACCTACGACAAGACGATCGCCGACCGGATCATCGAGGTCTCCGACGCGGACTCGTTCGCCACCACCCGGCGGCTGGCCCGCGAGGAGGCGATGCTGGTCGGCGGCTCGGCCGGCATGGCGGCCGCCGCGGCGATCCGGCTGGCGCACGAGCTGGACGACCCGGACGCAGTGATCGTGGTGCTGCTGCCCGACGGCGGCCGCGGCTACCTGACCAAGGTGTTCAACGACGACTGGCTGGCGCAGTACGGGTTCCTCGGGCACGCCCGGCAGGGCACCACGCTCGGCGAGGTGCTGGCCGGCAAGGAAGGCAGCATGCCGCCGCTGGTGCACACCCACCCGCACGAGACGATCGCCGAGGCGATCGAGATCCTGCGCGAGTACGGCGTCTCGCAGATGCCGGTGGTCCGGGCCGAGCCGCCGGTGATGGCGGCCGAGGTGGCCGGCGCGGTGTCGGCGAAGACCCTGATGGACGCGCTCTACACCGGCAAGGCCCGGCTGGCCGACATGGTCGAGCTGCACATGGACGAGGCGCTGCCGTCGCTGGGGGCCGGCGAGGAGGTCGCGAAGGCGGTCGCCCTGCTGGAGGACCGGGACGCGCTGATGGTGCTCGACGACGGCAAGCCGGTGGGCGTGCTGACCCGGCAGGACCTGCTCGCGCACCTGACCGTCTGA
- a CDS encoding DUF4287 domain-containing protein translates to MGLNHSEETHKRLVEKVPECTGREMTEWFKLMNDGPSFSRFDDRVRWLSSEYALAHGHATAIVHEYDLVKAHRRMG, encoded by the coding sequence ATGGGCTTGAACCACTCCGAGGAGACGCACAAACGTCTGGTGGAGAAGGTGCCCGAGTGCACCGGACGCGAGATGACCGAGTGGTTCAAGTTGATGAACGACGGACCGTCGTTCTCACGCTTCGACGACAGAGTGCGGTGGCTTTCCAGCGAGTACGCCCTCGCTCACGGGCACGCCACGGCCATCGTGCACGAGTACGACCTCGTCAAAGCGCACCGGCGCATGGGCTGA
- a CDS encoding flavin-containing monooxygenase, which yields MTEVVIVGAGFAGLCMGIKLRQAGIEDFVVLEKAAGLGGTWRDNTYPGCACDVPSYLYSFSFEQNPRWTRMFAPWDEILAYLRHCATKYGVADRIRYGAEVTEAAFDETSGRWTITVNGDEKLEARALVAGVGNLHQPRIPDLPGLDSFGGPSFHSARWDHGQDLTGRRVAVVGTGASAIQFVPRVAEQAAHLDVYQRTAPWVTPKPDRAIGPRERALHARFPAAQRAIRDVVFWGLEARGVGFAGNPKLMKGLELQARRHLRKQVKDPVLRAKLTPNYQIGCKRILLSNDYYPALTRDTVDLVTTAISRITPTGVVIADGTERPCDVLVLGTGFEVSGNLTRMRILGREGSDLADTWKQHGIGAHLGITVAGYPNLFLLVGPNTALGHSSMVFMIEAQVRYVVQALKLLRRATSVEVREEVQERFVADVQGRLDETVWQSGCNSWYLDAQGRNSTIWPEFTVGYWRRTRRLDPADFVLVR from the coding sequence ATGACCGAGGTCGTGATCGTCGGGGCCGGGTTCGCCGGGCTGTGCATGGGGATCAAGCTGCGCCAGGCCGGGATCGAGGACTTCGTCGTCCTGGAGAAGGCCGCCGGCCTGGGCGGCACCTGGCGGGACAACACCTATCCCGGGTGTGCCTGCGACGTGCCGTCGTACCTGTACTCCTTCTCGTTCGAGCAGAACCCGCGCTGGACCAGGATGTTCGCGCCCTGGGACGAAATCCTCGCCTACCTGCGGCACTGCGCCACGAAGTACGGCGTCGCTGACCGGATCCGGTACGGCGCGGAGGTGACCGAGGCGGCCTTCGACGAGACCAGCGGCCGGTGGACCATCACGGTCAACGGCGACGAGAAGCTCGAAGCCCGGGCCCTGGTCGCCGGCGTCGGCAACCTGCACCAGCCGAGGATCCCGGACCTGCCGGGCCTCGACTCGTTCGGCGGTCCGTCCTTCCACTCGGCCCGCTGGGACCACGGCCAGGACCTGACCGGACGCCGGGTGGCCGTCGTCGGCACCGGCGCCTCGGCGATCCAGTTCGTGCCGCGGGTCGCCGAGCAGGCCGCGCACCTCGACGTGTACCAGCGCACCGCGCCCTGGGTCACGCCGAAGCCGGACCGCGCGATCGGCCCGCGCGAACGTGCCCTGCACGCCCGGTTCCCGGCCGCCCAGCGGGCGATCCGGGACGTCGTCTTCTGGGGCCTGGAGGCCCGTGGCGTCGGCTTCGCGGGCAATCCCAAGCTGATGAAGGGCCTTGAACTGCAGGCCCGTCGGCACCTGCGCAAGCAGGTCAAGGACCCGGTTCTTCGCGCGAAGCTGACGCCGAACTACCAGATCGGCTGCAAGCGCATCCTGCTCTCCAACGACTACTACCCGGCGCTGACCCGGGACACCGTCGACCTGGTCACCACGGCGATCAGCCGGATCACGCCGACCGGCGTGGTGATCGCGGACGGCACCGAGCGGCCGTGCGACGTTCTCGTGCTGGGCACCGGCTTCGAGGTCTCCGGCAACCTGACCCGGATGCGGATCCTCGGCCGCGAGGGCAGCGACCTGGCCGACACCTGGAAGCAGCACGGCATCGGCGCCCACCTGGGCATCACCGTCGCGGGCTACCCCAACCTGTTCCTGCTGGTCGGCCCGAACACCGCGCTCGGCCACTCCTCGATGGTGTTCATGATCGAGGCCCAGGTCCGGTACGTCGTGCAGGCGCTGAAGCTGCTGCGCCGGGCCACCTCGGTCGAGGTCCGCGAGGAGGTCCAGGAGCGGTTCGTCGCCGACGTCCAGGGCCGGCTGGACGAGACCGTCTGGCAGTCCGGCTGCAACAGCTGGTACCTGGACGCGCAGGGCCGCAACTCGACCATCTGGCCGGAGTTCACCGTCGGCTACTGGCGCCGGACGCGCCGGCTGGACCCCGCCGACTTCGTGCTGGTCCGCTGA
- a CDS encoding LacI family DNA-binding transcriptional regulator, producing MARAPRQADIAAAAGVSQTTVSLVLSGSTDGSRLAEATRQRVLAAAEQLGYVPDPVATRLASSRNRMLGVYTFATAFPTAVDGFYYPILAGIEAEAAALGQDLVLFTGTGGSGERPDHRAAIRRTRIADGCLFFGRHVPEEPIDWLLGDGFPLVYVGRRDELGGRIPFVGVDYVAASAEVVGRLAALGHRQIRYLRCGDDALSSTDREQGVLAALRTARLPVRRVVVRAEAEAVDAGLISRWVADGVTAVVVEETDTGDLSAAALAAVESAGLVCPRDLSLAVLGQPKDRPDVSGFEVPRWELGRRSVRLLVDQITGARRRTDQQLLACRPVPGSTVGAAPTAPRR from the coding sequence ATGGCCAGAGCGCCTCGGCAGGCGGACATCGCCGCGGCGGCAGGGGTGTCGCAGACTACGGTCTCCCTGGTGCTGTCCGGCAGCACCGACGGCTCGCGGCTGGCCGAGGCGACCCGGCAGCGGGTGCTGGCGGCGGCCGAGCAGCTCGGCTACGTGCCGGACCCGGTCGCCACCCGGCTCGCCTCGTCGCGCAACCGGATGCTGGGCGTGTACACCTTCGCCACGGCGTTCCCGACCGCCGTGGACGGGTTCTACTACCCGATCCTGGCCGGGATCGAGGCGGAGGCGGCAGCGCTCGGTCAGGACCTCGTGCTGTTCACCGGGACCGGCGGCAGCGGCGAACGCCCGGACCACCGGGCCGCGATCCGCCGGACCAGGATCGCCGACGGCTGCCTGTTCTTCGGCCGGCACGTCCCGGAGGAGCCGATCGACTGGCTGCTCGGCGACGGCTTCCCGCTGGTGTACGTCGGCCGCCGCGACGAGCTCGGCGGCCGGATCCCGTTCGTGGGCGTCGACTACGTGGCAGCGTCGGCGGAGGTGGTCGGGCGACTGGCCGCGCTCGGCCACCGGCAGATCCGCTACCTGCGCTGCGGTGACGACGCGCTGTCGTCCACCGATCGCGAGCAAGGCGTGCTCGCGGCTCTGCGCACGGCGCGGCTGCCGGTACGCCGGGTCGTCGTACGGGCCGAGGCCGAGGCGGTGGATGCCGGGCTGATCTCGCGCTGGGTCGCCGACGGCGTCACGGCGGTCGTGGTGGAGGAGACCGACACCGGTGACCTGTCGGCGGCCGCGCTGGCGGCGGTCGAGTCGGCCGGGCTGGTCTGCCCGCGGGACCTGTCGCTCGCCGTCCTGGGGCAGCCGAAGGACCGGCCGGACGTCAGCGGGTTCGAAGTACCGCGGTGGGAGCTGGGACGGCGGTCGGTACGGCTGCTGGTGGACCAGATCACCGGGGCGCGGCGGCGGACGGACCAGCAGTTGCTGGCTTGTCGCCCGGTACCAGGATCGACGGTCGGGGCAGCGCCCACTGCACCGCGACGGTGA
- a CDS encoding lactate racemase domain-containing protein yields MVASPAAVLGDAARTLSEDEVTTFVQDSLASAGLDGRSVCVIVPDATRSCPLPLLLRAVHTALAGRVTKLTVLVALGTHAAMPPAALRDHLGGEYAVLNHAWWTPETFAHLGTIGADRVNEISAGRLHQEVRVELNRAVVEHDVALVVGPVFPHEVVGFSGGNKYFFPGVAGQEVIDLSHWLGALITSADIIGTPGTTPVRALIDEAAALIPAEKLALSLVVESGTNNLHAVAFGDTVSSWQAAAAISARTHVRYLDRPVRRIVSLMPPRYQDIWTAAKGFYKVEPVVADGGEVILSAPHVTQLAAMHPEIEQIGYHCRDYFLGQWEKFRDLHWGVLAHSTHLRGAGTWDPATGEHLRVAVTLATAIPEQVVRGANLGWLDPAGMDLTAYADDPETLVIPNAGEVLHRLRAAPSRAADTPVSG; encoded by the coding sequence ATGGTCGCATCCCCAGCCGCCGTGCTCGGCGACGCCGCCCGGACGCTCAGCGAAGACGAGGTCACCACCTTCGTCCAGGACTCGCTCGCCTCGGCCGGGCTGGACGGCCGCAGCGTCTGCGTGATCGTGCCGGACGCGACACGCAGCTGCCCACTGCCGCTGCTGCTGCGGGCCGTGCACACCGCACTGGCCGGCCGGGTCACGAAGCTCACCGTGCTCGTTGCCCTTGGCACCCATGCCGCGATGCCACCGGCCGCGCTGCGCGACCACCTCGGCGGCGAGTACGCCGTACTGAACCACGCGTGGTGGACCCCGGAGACGTTCGCCCACCTCGGCACGATCGGCGCCGACCGGGTCAACGAGATCTCGGCCGGCCGCCTGCACCAGGAGGTACGGGTCGAGCTCAACCGCGCGGTGGTCGAGCACGACGTGGCCCTGGTCGTCGGCCCGGTCTTCCCGCACGAGGTGGTCGGCTTCTCCGGCGGCAACAAGTACTTCTTCCCGGGCGTCGCCGGCCAGGAGGTGATCGACCTGTCGCACTGGCTCGGCGCGCTGATCACCAGCGCCGACATCATCGGCACGCCGGGCACCACACCGGTCCGCGCGCTGATCGACGAGGCCGCCGCGCTGATCCCGGCCGAGAAGCTCGCCCTGTCGCTGGTGGTCGAGTCGGGCACGAACAACCTGCACGCGGTGGCCTTCGGCGACACCGTCTCGTCCTGGCAGGCAGCGGCCGCGATCTCGGCCCGGACCCACGTGCGCTACCTCGATCGTCCGGTCCGCCGGATCGTGTCGCTGATGCCGCCGCGCTACCAGGACATCTGGACCGCCGCCAAGGGCTTCTACAAGGTCGAGCCGGTCGTCGCCGACGGCGGCGAGGTGATTCTCTCCGCGCCGCACGTCACCCAACTGGCCGCGATGCACCCCGAGATCGAGCAGATCGGCTACCACTGCCGCGACTACTTCCTCGGCCAGTGGGAGAAGTTCCGGGACCTGCACTGGGGTGTGCTCGCCCACTCCACCCATCTGCGCGGCGCCGGCACCTGGGACCCGGCCACCGGCGAGCACCTGCGGGTCGCCGTCACGCTGGCCACCGCGATCCCCGAACAGGTCGTGCGCGGCGCGAACCTCGGCTGGCTCGACCCGGCCGGGATGGACCTCACGGCGTACGCCGACGATCCGGAGACGCTGGTGATCCCGAACGCCGGCGAGGTCCTGCACCGGCTGCGCGCAGCGCCGTCGCGAGCCGCTGACACCCCGGTGAGCGGGTAA
- a CDS encoding SDR family oxidoreductase — protein MSRTALVTGGSRGIGRAVALRLAGEGVRVAVHYGSNETAAKQTVDDIQAAGGEAFAVRADLSEPDAAEQVWRQFDAVADGLDVLVNNAAIGRHQPLADVTPEWFDRLVAVNAKAPFFLIQQGLSRLRDGGRIVNIGSGVTRIAFPQDTAYSMTKGALNTLTLALAKELGPRGITVNTVAPGIIETDMNDWLADPEAARAAAEYSVFERVGQPEDVADVVAFVASEQARWITGQWIDATGGSRL, from the coding sequence ATGAGCAGAACGGCGTTGGTGACCGGCGGCAGCCGGGGGATCGGGCGGGCGGTTGCGTTGCGCCTGGCGGGTGAGGGTGTCCGGGTCGCCGTCCATTACGGCAGCAACGAGACGGCGGCGAAGCAGACCGTCGACGACATCCAGGCGGCCGGCGGCGAGGCGTTCGCGGTGCGGGCCGACCTGAGCGAGCCGGACGCGGCCGAGCAGGTCTGGCGGCAGTTCGACGCGGTCGCGGACGGGCTCGACGTCCTGGTCAACAACGCGGCGATCGGCAGGCACCAGCCGCTGGCCGACGTCACGCCCGAGTGGTTCGACCGGCTGGTCGCGGTGAACGCGAAGGCGCCGTTCTTCCTGATTCAGCAGGGCTTGTCGCGGCTGCGCGACGGGGGCCGAATCGTCAACATCGGCTCCGGCGTCACCCGGATCGCGTTTCCGCAGGACACGGCGTACTCGATGACCAAGGGTGCGCTGAACACGTTGACGCTGGCCCTGGCCAAGGAGCTCGGGCCGCGCGGGATCACCGTGAACACCGTCGCGCCCGGCATCATCGAGACCGACATGAACGACTGGCTGGCCGACCCGGAGGCCGCGCGGGCGGCGGCGGAGTACTCGGTGTTCGAGCGGGTCGGGCAACCGGAGGACGTGGCGGACGTGGTGGCGTTCGTCGCCTCCGAGCAGGCGCGCTGGATCACCGGTCAGTGGATCGACGCCACCGGTGGCTCTCGGCTGTAG